The following are from one region of the Bacillus methanolicus MGA3 genome:
- a CDS encoding YjcZ family sporulation protein — MEPAYCYPVAGAGFHNSFALIVVLFILLIIIGASCFGRC; from the coding sequence ATAGAACCTGCCTACTGCTACCCTGTTGCAGGTGCTGGATTCCATAATTCGTTTGCGTTAATCGTTGTGTTGTTCATTCTTTTAATAATCATCGGCGCCAGTTGTTTTGGAAGGTGTTAA
- a CDS encoding SGNH/GDSL hydrolase family protein has product MKTKISFALGSLIVLFSILYLAEYLTKAEHTKNINLFDKLSNRKSFQYLIVGDSIGKGSGAEDKSKTWFHQLEGFIKNQYGSTAKRYSVVQSGATAFEGIYKFQEANLPKQMDFIFIVFGENDRKYMNSGQFAYFYEKLVRQVKKRYPSAEIFTFTESCLNVESFAKEIKRISNYYGAVNIDMRVPFHQSKLSTGELTADFIHPNGKGYKLYAKEVLKTLKKNIYKKAVKTAMPPPLYENSDVKFQNKSSFKENKGFYCHQGFMISTGKHNFLEYEFTGPFLGVNVLRNKHGGLMNVFLDDQYYTTISTWWPVDQIRHLYIASGLDEGKHRVKFVVTGEKSLNHVTEKTDVKISSIIVAKK; this is encoded by the coding sequence ATGAAAACAAAGATAAGTTTTGCTCTCGGGTCACTGATTGTTCTGTTTTCTATCTTGTATCTGGCAGAATATCTGACGAAAGCTGAACATACTAAGAACATAAACTTATTTGACAAACTTTCTAATAGGAAATCCTTCCAATATCTAATTGTAGGGGACAGTATTGGAAAAGGTTCCGGTGCTGAAGATAAAAGTAAAACCTGGTTTCATCAACTTGAGGGATTTATCAAAAATCAATACGGAAGCACAGCTAAGAGATATTCTGTTGTACAAAGCGGAGCTACTGCTTTTGAAGGAATTTATAAGTTCCAAGAAGCAAATCTTCCGAAACAAATGGATTTCATTTTTATCGTATTTGGTGAAAATGATCGCAAATATATGAATTCCGGCCAATTTGCATACTTTTATGAAAAGCTGGTCAGGCAAGTAAAAAAGCGCTATCCTTCTGCAGAAATTTTTACATTCACCGAAAGCTGTTTAAACGTTGAATCGTTTGCTAAAGAGATCAAAAGAATATCTAATTATTATGGTGCGGTCAACATTGATATGAGAGTGCCGTTCCACCAATCAAAACTCTCAACCGGAGAATTAACGGCCGATTTCATCCATCCAAACGGAAAAGGATATAAGCTTTATGCAAAAGAAGTACTGAAAACGCTGAAAAAAAACATTTATAAAAAAGCAGTAAAAACGGCAATGCCTCCACCTTTATATGAAAATTCCGATGTAAAATTTCAAAATAAAAGTTCTTTCAAAGAAAATAAAGGGTTTTATTGTCATCAAGGGTTCATGATCAGCACTGGTAAACATAATTTTTTGGAATATGAGTTTACCGGACCGTTTCTTGGAGTCAACGTCCTTCGAAATAAACACGGAGGATTAATGAATGTGTTTCTTGATGATCAGTATTATACAACCATTTCTACATGGTGGCCTGTTGATCAAATAAGACATTTATATATCGCAAGCGGGTTAGATGAAGGGAAACACCGTGTCAAATTTGTCGTAACAGGAGAAAAATCGTTAAATCATGTTACTGAGAAAACAGATGTGAAAATTTCTTCTATTATTGTCGCAAAGAAATAA
- a CDS encoding DUF502 domain-containing protein, with protein sequence MKSIFRNFINGILTIVPIILVIYVVFKTFLFLDSLLGNVLKPYLKDDYIPGIGLLATLALITILGWLSTKFLTGTIIKLIDRLLEKIPVVKTIYSVIKDTIHSFLGEKKSFSKVALVTIPGTEMKSIGFITAENLETFYNPLKDYTAVYIPQTFQFAGMTFLIPKEQIEIIDVKPEDAMKFILSGGMTSKRGNQVGEL encoded by the coding sequence ATGAAGAGCATTTTTCGCAATTTTATTAACGGGATATTAACAATCGTTCCAATTATCCTTGTCATTTATGTTGTCTTTAAAACATTTCTTTTTTTAGACAGCCTGCTCGGGAACGTTCTGAAACCATATTTGAAAGACGACTACATTCCCGGAATCGGCCTGCTCGCAACACTTGCTTTAATTACAATATTAGGCTGGCTGTCTACGAAATTTTTGACGGGAACAATCATCAAATTGATCGACCGCCTTCTTGAAAAAATCCCGGTGGTGAAGACAATTTATTCCGTTATTAAAGATACAATCCACTCTTTTCTTGGCGAAAAGAAATCTTTTTCAAAAGTTGCACTTGTAACAATTCCCGGAACGGAAATGAAAAGCATTGGGTTTATTACCGCTGAAAACCTTGAAACTTTCTATAACCCTTTAAAAGATTACACAGCCGTTTATATACCGCAAACTTTTCAATTCGCGGGAATGACCTTCTTAATTCCGAAAGAACAGATTGAAATTATAGACGTAAAGCCTGAAGATGCTATGAAGTTTATCCTTTCCGGGGGCATGACATCAAAAAGAGGAAATCAAGTTGGGGAATTGTAA
- the msrB gene encoding peptide-methionine (R)-S-oxide reductase MsrB yields the protein MINKDLNELKKKLTPIQFEVTQNNGTEPPFHNEYWNETRDGIYVDIVSGKPLFSSKDKYDAGCGWPSFTKPIDEEEIVEKLDLSHNMVRTEVRSKSADSHLGHVFNDGPGPSGLRYCINSAALKFIPKEKLVEEGYGEYLSLFEDEK from the coding sequence ATGATTAATAAAGATCTAAATGAGCTAAAGAAGAAATTGACCCCGATCCAGTTTGAAGTTACACAGAACAACGGCACTGAGCCGCCATTCCATAATGAATACTGGAATGAAACAAGGGATGGAATTTATGTCGATATCGTATCAGGAAAGCCTTTGTTCAGTTCAAAGGATAAATATGATGCCGGTTGTGGATGGCCTAGTTTTACAAAACCGATCGATGAAGAAGAAATTGTGGAAAAACTGGATTTGAGCCATAATATGGTCCGGACAGAAGTGCGAAGCAAAAGCGCTGATTCTCATTTGGGCCATGTTTTCAATGACGGGCCTGGACCGTCCGGCTTGCGATACTGCATTAATTCTGCGGCTTTAAAGTTTATCCCTAAGGAAAAATTGGTAGAAGAAGGATATGGCGAATATTTGTCTTTATTTGAGGATGAAAAATAA
- a CDS encoding RsmF rRNA methyltransferase first C-terminal domain-containing protein, which translates to MNLPENFIAKMFSLLEDEAQAFFQTYTKEKASGLRINPIKITCEQWERLSPFSLQKIPFVQNGYFYDPEFDQPGKHPFHAAGLYYIQEPSAMFVAEQLDPKGTEKVLDLCAAPGGKTTQLAGLMNNEGLLLANEIHPKRAKALSENIERLGITNTVVTNETPEKLAERFPGYFDKILVDAPCSGEGMFRKDEEAIKFWSEKHVEACALQQRYILDSAYKMLKEGGILVYSTCTFSPEENEQTIEQFIENYTDMELMDIQKPPCVDNGNPAWSISKNSELTKTARLWPHHLKGEGHFVAKLRKNGTGNPGSVKPALSNVTKNQVTDYFKFVKESLSRIPFKNLFLFNQKLYSLPEDCFDLTGLKVLRAGLHLGELKKNRFEPNHSLALALKKEEAVHTFSLTTENDSWLRYLKGETFSSEGDRGWMLVTIDGFPLGWGKEAKGTLKNFYPKGLRIHGA; encoded by the coding sequence GTGAATTTACCTGAAAATTTTATTGCAAAAATGTTTAGTCTTCTTGAAGACGAAGCTCAGGCATTTTTTCAAACATATACGAAAGAAAAAGCCAGCGGATTAAGGATTAACCCCATTAAAATAACTTGTGAACAATGGGAACGTCTTTCTCCTTTTTCACTGCAAAAAATTCCCTTTGTCCAGAACGGCTATTTTTATGACCCTGAATTCGATCAGCCTGGAAAACATCCGTTTCATGCGGCAGGATTGTACTATATTCAAGAGCCAAGTGCCATGTTTGTAGCCGAACAGCTGGATCCTAAAGGGACAGAAAAAGTTCTTGATTTATGTGCTGCTCCAGGCGGAAAAACAACCCAGTTAGCCGGGTTAATGAATAATGAGGGTTTGCTTTTGGCTAATGAAATTCATCCTAAACGCGCGAAAGCATTGTCTGAAAATATTGAACGTCTCGGCATTACAAATACTGTTGTGACCAATGAAACTCCAGAGAAACTGGCAGAAAGATTCCCTGGCTACTTCGATAAGATTCTTGTCGATGCCCCATGTTCGGGCGAAGGAATGTTCCGTAAAGATGAGGAAGCAATTAAGTTTTGGAGCGAAAAGCATGTTGAAGCCTGTGCTTTACAGCAAAGATATATATTGGACTCTGCTTATAAAATGCTAAAAGAAGGGGGTATCCTCGTATATTCAACATGCACGTTTTCCCCCGAAGAAAATGAACAAACGATTGAACAATTTATCGAAAATTATACGGATATGGAATTAATGGATATACAAAAACCTCCGTGTGTAGATAATGGAAATCCCGCATGGTCAATATCGAAAAATAGTGAATTAACAAAGACAGCAAGACTTTGGCCGCACCACCTAAAAGGCGAAGGGCATTTTGTAGCAAAGCTTCGTAAAAACGGGACCGGAAATCCGGGAAGTGTAAAGCCAGCCCTTAGCAATGTCACAAAAAATCAGGTGACTGATTACTTCAAGTTTGTGAAAGAAAGTTTATCGCGAATCCCTTTCAAAAATTTATTTTTGTTCAATCAAAAACTTTATTCCCTTCCGGAAGACTGCTTTGATTTAACTGGTTTAAAAGTTCTTCGTGCAGGCCTCCACCTAGGGGAATTGAAGAAAAACCGTTTTGAACCAAACCATTCTCTCGCCCTAGCACTAAAGAAAGAAGAGGCTGTCCATACTTTTTCTCTTACAACGGAAAATGACAGCTGGCTTCGTTACTTAAAAGGAGAAACTTTTTCAAGTGAAGGAGATAGAGGCTGGATGCTTGTTACAATCGATGGTTTTCCGCTTGGCTGGGGAAAGGAAGCAAAAGGAACATTAAAGAACTTCTATCCAAAAGGCCTGCGAATACACGGGGCATAA
- a CDS encoding YpmS family protein, translating to MKNKWKILFFLLLGINIAAAAVVSILISLPPDHEGTEMARVDNGEDVKFVINTNKEDLNKVINHYLEKEGLTGPINYKVLLRDEVELYGTMPVFSRDLKMKLTFEPEALDNGNLVLRQKSISIGQLQLPVSYVLKFVRDSYHLPDWVTIVPNDEMVYVALQKLKLKSDVKVKVNEFDLKKDKIKFTLLVPTK from the coding sequence ATGAAAAACAAGTGGAAAATATTATTTTTTCTTTTATTAGGGATTAATATAGCAGCCGCTGCTGTTGTATCTATTCTCATTAGCTTGCCACCAGATCATGAGGGCACAGAAATGGCAAGAGTGGATAATGGCGAGGATGTAAAGTTTGTCATTAATACGAATAAAGAAGATTTAAACAAAGTCATCAATCATTATCTTGAAAAAGAAGGGCTAACCGGTCCGATCAATTACAAGGTTTTGCTCAGGGATGAAGTAGAATTATACGGTACCATGCCTGTTTTCAGCCGTGATCTCAAGATGAAATTAACTTTTGAACCGGAAGCATTAGATAACGGTAATCTCGTCTTAAGGCAAAAATCAATTTCCATCGGCCAGCTGCAGCTTCCGGTTTCTTATGTGCTTAAATTTGTTCGTGACAGCTACCATCTGCCTGATTGGGTTACGATTGTTCCAAATGACGAAATGGTATATGTAGCCTTGCAAAAATTGAAGCTGAAAAGCGATGTTAAAGTGAAAGTAAATGAATTCGATCTAAAAAAAGACAAGATAAAATTCACCTTGTTAGTTCCAACTAAGTAA
- a CDS encoding SGNH/GDSL hydrolase family protein, with amino-acid sequence MKKAFTLLFICTFLFIFYNYFPFSGAEKVNSIKETGISLNQKIPKENLPKDLKVVCIGDSLTQGVGDSTGRGGYLPYLEEMLEKEKSINKAEFYNFGVRGLKTPQLLEKLETYKVKEAIKEADIVVITIGGNDVMNVVRKNFSNLRLQDFEGEKKLYEKRLNKTIEKVKTLNPDSTVLLLGLYNPFFKWFSDIKEMNRIISDWNNTSKSILSKYKKAYFVEVEDIFMESRENLLYKDYFHPNDKGYKLIAERMFETLKSQGLDKLTGERVTARKEENQVR; translated from the coding sequence ATGAAGAAGGCGTTCACCCTTCTATTTATCTGCACTTTTCTTTTCATTTTTTATAATTATTTTCCTTTTTCCGGGGCTGAAAAGGTTAATTCCATAAAAGAAACGGGAATCAGCTTAAATCAAAAAATTCCCAAAGAAAATTTACCAAAAGATCTCAAAGTTGTATGTATCGGTGATTCTTTGACTCAAGGTGTCGGTGATAGTACGGGACGTGGAGGCTATTTGCCTTACCTTGAAGAAATGCTTGAAAAAGAGAAGTCCATTAACAAAGCAGAATTTTATAATTTTGGAGTAAGAGGCCTTAAAACGCCGCAGCTGTTGGAAAAGTTGGAAACATATAAAGTGAAGGAAGCAATAAAAGAGGCAGATATTGTTGTCATCACGATCGGCGGCAATGATGTCATGAATGTTGTTCGCAAAAATTTTTCAAATTTAAGGCTTCAAGATTTTGAAGGGGAAAAGAAATTATATGAAAAACGATTGAATAAGACGATTGAGAAGGTGAAAACGCTAAATCCTGACAGCACGGTTTTGCTTCTTGGACTGTACAATCCATTCTTTAAATGGTTTTCGGATATTAAAGAAATGAATCGAATTATTTCTGACTGGAACAACACGAGCAAATCGATTCTTTCAAAATATAAAAAAGCTTATTTTGTTGAGGTAGAAGATATTTTCATGGAATCGCGGGAGAATTTACTGTATAAGGATTATTTCCATCCAAATGATAAAGGGTATAAACTAATTGCAGAAAGAATGTTTGAGACCCTTAAAAGCCAAGGACTTGATAAGCTCACTGGAGAGCGGGTTACTGCTAGAAAAGAGGAGAATCAGGTTAGATGA
- a CDS encoding SCO family protein produces MNRKLISATVLILVLILSACGQNKIKNAIDRPLKDFTFTDQNGDKFGLKDLKGKVWVADFIYTNCPDVCPPMTFNMVKLQKKVKKEGIKNIQFVSFSVDPTVDKPETLKKYGEKYNADQRNWHFLTGYTQAEIEKFALDNFKALVKKPEKGDQVIHGTSFYLIDKNGHVMKEYTGLNDVPFDEIINDIKALQ; encoded by the coding sequence ATGAATCGCAAGTTAATTAGCGCTACAGTACTTATTCTCGTACTTATCCTTTCTGCGTGCGGCCAAAATAAAATAAAAAATGCGATTGATAGACCGCTTAAAGATTTTACTTTTACAGATCAAAATGGAGATAAGTTTGGTTTAAAAGATCTAAAAGGAAAAGTTTGGGTTGCTGATTTCATTTACACAAATTGTCCCGATGTTTGTCCACCAATGACTTTTAATATGGTAAAACTGCAAAAAAAGGTGAAAAAAGAAGGAATTAAGAATATTCAATTTGTTTCGTTCAGCGTTGATCCGACTGTGGATAAACCCGAAACACTGAAAAAGTATGGCGAGAAGTACAACGCCGATCAAAGGAACTGGCATTTTCTAACAGGTTATACACAGGCTGAAATTGAAAAATTTGCGCTTGACAATTTCAAAGCGCTTGTGAAAAAGCCTGAAAAAGGTGATCAGGTTATTCACGGAACAAGTTTCTATCTCATTGACAAGAATGGACATGTGATGAAAGAATATACAGGTTTAAATGACGTTCCTTTTGATGAAATTATAAATGATATTAAAGCACTTCAATAG
- a CDS encoding YpmP family protein: MLFKSLEFKNVVGQKVKVIDIPVLEEDNPFYFMIQVRLQTFITTLYYERKARKCYSFRNHLKRVMKWPDYEQIFNSTELKNNA; this comes from the coding sequence TTGTTATTTAAAAGCCTGGAGTTCAAAAATGTTGTTGGACAGAAGGTAAAAGTCATTGATATTCCTGTATTGGAGGAAGATAACCCTTTTTATTTTATGATCCAAGTCCGTTTGCAGACATTCATTACAACTCTTTACTATGAGAGAAAGGCCAGGAAGTGCTATTCATTCAGGAACCACTTAAAGAGAGTGATGAAATGGCCTGACTATGAACAGATTTTCAACTCAACTGAATTAAAAAATAATGCCTAA
- the tatC gene encoding twin-arginine translocase subunit TatC encodes MKDQELNVIEHLEELRKRLIIIIASFMIFFVVSFIYVKDIYKWFVRDLDVKLIVLGPSDVLWVYFMLATVIAVAATIPVFALEAWLFVRPALKPNERKITLTYVPALFILFIIGLCFGYFIIFPTVLNFLIELSGDLMETSFTAEKYFRFLMYMTLPFGVLFELPIVVMFLTSLGIINPYVLQKVRKYAYFILVIIAVVITPPDFMSDFLVSIPLLFLYEISINLSKIVYKRKLKREKEWEEKYGGEV; translated from the coding sequence TTGAAAGACCAGGAATTAAATGTAATCGAGCACTTAGAAGAATTGCGAAAACGCCTGATCATTATCATTGCGTCATTTATGATTTTTTTTGTCGTTAGTTTTATATATGTGAAAGATATTTATAAATGGTTTGTTCGCGACCTAGATGTAAAATTAATCGTTCTCGGTCCAAGCGATGTCCTTTGGGTTTACTTTATGCTGGCCACTGTCATCGCTGTTGCTGCAACGATCCCGGTATTTGCACTCGAGGCATGGTTGTTTGTAAGACCGGCGTTGAAACCGAATGAGAGAAAAATTACACTTACATATGTTCCTGCACTCTTTATTTTATTTATTATAGGTCTTTGCTTCGGATATTTTATAATATTCCCAACGGTTTTGAACTTTTTGATCGAGTTGAGCGGAGATCTAATGGAAACGAGTTTTACCGCGGAAAAATACTTCCGTTTTCTTATGTACATGACCTTGCCCTTCGGTGTGCTTTTTGAACTGCCGATCGTCGTCATGTTCCTGACATCTCTCGGCATTATTAATCCGTACGTATTGCAGAAAGTACGCAAATATGCATATTTTATTTTAGTTATTATTGCAGTTGTTATTACTCCGCCTGACTTTATGTCGGATTTCTTAGTGTCGATCCCATTATTATTCCTTTACGAAATCAGCATCAATTTATCGAAAATCGTTTACAAGCGCAAATTGAAAAGAGAAAAAGAATGGGAAGAAAAATATGGCGGGGAAGTTTAA
- the tatA gene encoding twin-arginine translocase TatA/TatE family subunit: MSNIGVPGLILILVLALIIFGPKKLPEIGRAFGETLREFKKSTSELTNDVMKELKDDEKKDLK, encoded by the coding sequence ATGTCAAATATCGGTGTTCCAGGTTTAATACTTATACTCGTCTTAGCATTAATTATTTTTGGACCTAAAAAACTTCCTGAAATCGGCCGTGCATTTGGCGAGACACTTCGTGAATTTAAAAAATCGACAAGCGAGCTAACCAATGACGTCATGAAAGAATTAAAAGACGATGAAAAGAAAGATTTGAAATAA
- the ilvA gene encoding threonine ammonia-lyase IlvA produces the protein MEQKVLKKKWVQVEDILIAYQHLKDIVAHTPLQKNERLSEKYGCNIYLKREDLQHVRSFKLRGAYYSMKTLSEEKLANGVVCASAGNHAQGVAYACRQLGVNGKIFMPSTTPRQKVSQVEMFGRGNVEIVLVGDTFDDSYNEAVLCAEKESRTFIHPFDDETVIAGQGTVAVEILNDCEEPIDFVFASIGGGGLMAGLSTYIKSISPFTKLIGVEPEGAPSMKTSISLGAVTTLEEIDKFVDGAAVKSVGEKTLDICSELVDDILLVPEGKVCTAILEMYNEHAIVAEPAGALPIAALDLYKEEIKGKTVVCVISGGNNDIGRMQEIKERSLQYEGLLYYFIVNFPQRAGALREFLDEVLGPTDDITRFEYTKKNNKESGPALVGIELKQKEDYHDLILRMKKKGFPFQEINKDSNLFHLLV, from the coding sequence ATGGAACAGAAAGTATTAAAAAAGAAATGGGTACAGGTTGAGGATATTTTGATCGCCTACCAGCATCTAAAAGACATCGTTGCCCATACTCCGCTTCAAAAAAATGAACGATTATCGGAAAAGTATGGGTGCAACATTTATTTAAAAAGGGAAGATCTCCAGCATGTGCGCTCTTTTAAACTGCGTGGAGCTTATTACTCTATGAAAACGCTGAGCGAGGAAAAATTAGCAAATGGTGTTGTATGCGCAAGTGCTGGCAATCATGCCCAGGGAGTGGCCTATGCCTGCCGACAGCTTGGAGTAAACGGAAAAATCTTCATGCCGTCAACAACCCCAAGACAAAAAGTCAGTCAAGTGGAAATGTTTGGGAGAGGAAATGTCGAAATTGTTCTTGTCGGCGATACATTTGATGATTCTTATAATGAAGCAGTTTTATGTGCAGAAAAGGAAAGCCGCACTTTTATCCATCCGTTTGATGATGAAACTGTTATTGCAGGTCAAGGCACCGTTGCGGTTGAAATTTTAAATGATTGCGAAGAGCCGATCGATTTTGTGTTTGCCAGCATTGGCGGCGGCGGACTCATGGCAGGATTAAGCACATATATTAAAAGTATTTCTCCATTCACAAAATTAATTGGAGTGGAGCCTGAAGGAGCACCGTCAATGAAAACGTCGATTTCATTGGGTGCTGTAACCACTCTTGAAGAAATTGATAAATTTGTGGATGGAGCAGCGGTTAAATCAGTTGGTGAAAAAACGTTGGATATTTGCAGTGAGCTGGTTGACGACATTTTGCTTGTCCCTGAAGGCAAAGTTTGTACAGCCATCTTGGAAATGTATAATGAACATGCAATTGTTGCCGAACCTGCTGGAGCACTGCCTATTGCAGCTTTGGATTTATACAAAGAGGAAATAAAAGGAAAAACTGTTGTCTGCGTCATTAGCGGCGGCAATAACGATATAGGGCGAATGCAGGAGATCAAAGAGCGTTCCCTTCAATATGAAGGATTGCTTTATTACTTCATCGTAAATTTTCCGCAGCGTGCAGGCGCCTTAAGGGAGTTTTTGGATGAAGTTCTTGGACCTACTGATGATATTACAAGGTTTGAATATACAAAGAAAAACAATAAAGAAAGTGGACCGGCTCTAGTAGGGATCGAATTGAAGCAAAAAGAAGACTACCATGATTTAATTTTGCGAATGAAGAAAAAAGGATTTCCTTTCCAAGAAATTAATAAAGATAGCAACTTGTTTCATTTGCTTGTTTAG
- a CDS encoding dihydrofolate reductase, whose product MISLIWAMDENRVIGKDNKLPWHLPEDLKFFKRVTMGHPIVMGRKTHDSIGRNLPGRENIVITRKKDFQCDGCTILHSIQELINYAAKKNEEVFVIGGAEIFKEILPFADKLYCTLIHNSFEGDTFFPELNMEEWQLVSQEKGIKDEKNPYDFEFLIFNRK is encoded by the coding sequence ATGATTTCTTTAATATGGGCAATGGATGAAAACCGGGTGATTGGAAAAGACAATAAACTCCCGTGGCACCTGCCGGAAGACTTAAAGTTTTTTAAACGGGTGACGATGGGCCATCCAATTGTGATGGGCCGAAAAACCCACGATTCAATCGGCAGAAATCTCCCAGGCAGAGAAAATATCGTCATTACGAGAAAAAAGGATTTTCAATGTGACGGATGCACAATTCTTCATTCTATCCAAGAGCTTATCAACTATGCAGCTAAAAAGAATGAAGAAGTTTTCGTCATTGGAGGAGCGGAAATTTTCAAAGAAATATTACCCTTTGCTGACAAGTTGTATTGTACACTAATTCATAACAGTTTTGAGGGGGATACATTCTTTCCAGAGCTTAATATGGAGGAATGGCAGCTCGTATCACAAGAAAAAGGAATAAAGGATGAAAAAAATCCTTACGATTTTGAATTCCTTATTTTTAATCGAAAATAA
- a CDS encoding thymidylate synthase, producing MKQYLQLCEHILKNGTVKEDRTGTGTISTFGYQMRFNLQEGFPLLTTKKLHVKSIIYELLWFLKGDTNVKYLQENGVRIWNEWADENGDLGPVYGHQWRSWTGADGQTIDQISELIDQIKNNPNSRRLIVSAWNVADLPKMALPPCHCLFQFYVADGKLSCQLYQRSADVFLGVPFNIASYALLTLMIAKVCSLEPGEFIHTFGDVHIYRNHIEQVKLQLTRDPRPLPKMRIARDVNDIFDFRYEDFVLEGYDPHPHIKGVVSV from the coding sequence TTGAAGCAATATTTACAACTTTGCGAACATATATTAAAAAATGGTACAGTGAAAGAAGACCGAACCGGAACCGGTACGATCAGCACGTTCGGTTATCAAATGCGGTTTAATTTGCAGGAAGGCTTTCCGCTGTTAACTACGAAAAAACTTCATGTAAAATCGATTATCTATGAATTGCTCTGGTTTTTAAAAGGCGACACAAATGTTAAATACCTTCAGGAAAATGGGGTTCGGATATGGAATGAATGGGCTGATGAAAATGGTGATCTTGGTCCTGTGTACGGTCACCAATGGCGGTCATGGACCGGAGCGGATGGCCAAACGATTGATCAAATCAGCGAGCTGATTGATCAAATTAAGAACAATCCAAACTCCAGAAGATTGATTGTCAGCGCCTGGAATGTGGCTGATCTTCCGAAAATGGCACTTCCGCCATGCCATTGTTTGTTCCAGTTTTATGTGGCAGATGGCAAACTTTCCTGTCAGCTTTATCAGCGTTCGGCAGATGTATTCCTCGGTGTTCCATTTAATATTGCTTCCTATGCTTTATTGACATTAATGATTGCTAAAGTTTGCAGCCTAGAACCAGGTGAATTTATACATACGTTTGGGGATGTCCATATTTATCGCAACCATATTGAACAAGTAAAACTTCAATTAACGAGGGATCCACGCCCGCTTCCAAAGATGAGAATAGCCAGAGATGTAAACGATATTTTTGATTTCCGCTACGAAGATTTTGTTCTTGAGGGTTATGATCCGCACCCGCATATTAAAGGAGTTGTCAGTGTATGA
- a CDS encoding anthrax toxin lethal factor-related metalloendopeptidase — protein MRKWLLMVFVISVSLTLLGNSPSPIDSLKLKDFSSHTVLQDQLNLHSPDILGDMILLPKRPFDQKEAASIISRIDRLPKSMLKKAAEKGITVKLFEGKLTDNPSAHHLHGIIPRGYQSKTTWDEVPGIGGGKIVLVKIGCSEKGKGHGSVNLELHELAHSIDRYVYNEIRNDPSFLKIWKQEKNYLFPGNAYFLTYPEEYFAESFAMYFLGGEYKHELKQKAPATYQLIKNLK, from the coding sequence ATGCGCAAGTGGTTGCTTATGGTTTTCGTTATTTCGGTTTCCCTTACATTATTGGGAAATTCCCCGTCGCCAATTGACAGTTTAAAATTAAAAGATTTTTCAAGCCACACTGTACTTCAGGATCAATTGAACCTCCATTCTCCCGATATTCTCGGCGACATGATTTTGCTTCCGAAGAGACCTTTTGACCAGAAGGAAGCAGCTTCAATCATTTCACGCATTGACAGACTCCCGAAATCCATGTTGAAAAAAGCAGCTGAAAAAGGGATTACAGTGAAATTATTTGAAGGCAAGCTGACAGACAATCCTTCCGCACATCATTTACATGGCATCATTCCTCGCGGATACCAAAGCAAGACAACATGGGATGAGGTGCCTGGAATAGGCGGGGGGAAGATAGTTCTCGTAAAAATCGGCTGCAGTGAAAAAGGAAAGGGGCATGGTTCGGTAAATCTCGAGCTTCATGAACTGGCCCATTCAATTGACCGGTATGTATATAATGAAATTCGCAACGATCCATCTTTTTTGAAAATATGGAAACAAGAAAAAAATTATTTATTTCCTGGCAATGCCTACTTTTTAACATATCCGGAAGAATATTTTGCTGAATCATTTGCCATGTATTTCCTTGGCGGAGAATATAAGCACGAATTAAAACAGAAAGCACCTGCAACTTACCAATTAATCAAAAATCTGAAATAA